The Paenibacillus macerans genome includes a window with the following:
- the proB gene encoding glutamate 5-kinase, protein MLRRIVVKIGSSSLTSSEGGLNRDAVRYFAAELAGLIRAGYQPLLVTSGAVAAGFREIGYPERPKLLHEKQAAAAVGQALLMQAYREALAEHRVSAAQVLLTRSDFQNRKRTGNASMAIEELLRQGVLPIINENDTVSLDELKFGDNDTLSALVANLIKAEHLLILTDMDGLYTKDPRLDPNATRIARVAEITGDLYAIAGGAGSAVGTGGMRSKIDAAKIASIGGVPVFVGKVGEPGDLLAALRGDGRGTYFEAHGSALPRKKQWLGFFSTPFGTLTVDAGAEEALIHGGRSLLPVGVKCATGHFHTGDVVEVVNPGGEVLGRGIVNYDAEQLQEILGLPSGEVIKKLEIVHRLEVIHRDEWISLKS, encoded by the coding sequence ATGCTGCGTCGCATCGTCGTCAAAATCGGAAGCAGTTCGCTGACTTCGTCGGAAGGAGGGTTAAACCGGGACGCCGTCCGTTATTTCGCCGCCGAGCTGGCCGGTCTCATCCGGGCCGGGTACCAGCCCCTGCTCGTCACCTCCGGCGCCGTGGCCGCCGGCTTCCGCGAAATCGGCTACCCCGAGCGGCCCAAGCTGCTGCATGAGAAACAGGCGGCCGCCGCGGTAGGCCAGGCGCTGCTCATGCAGGCGTACCGCGAAGCGCTCGCCGAACATCGCGTATCCGCGGCCCAGGTGCTGCTTACCCGCTCCGATTTTCAGAACCGCAAGCGGACGGGCAATGCGAGCATGGCGATCGAAGAGCTGCTGCGGCAGGGCGTCCTGCCGATCATCAACGAAAACGACACCGTGTCGCTGGACGAGTTGAAATTCGGTGACAACGACACGCTGTCGGCCTTGGTCGCCAATTTGATCAAAGCCGAGCATCTGCTCATTTTGACGGATATGGACGGGCTTTACACCAAGGACCCGCGCCTTGATCCAAACGCCACGCGCATCGCCCGCGTCGCCGAAATCACGGGCGACCTGTACGCGATCGCCGGCGGGGCGGGCTCCGCGGTCGGCACGGGCGGCATGCGCTCCAAAATCGACGCGGCCAAAATCGCTTCGATCGGCGGCGTTCCCGTCTTCGTCGGCAAGGTAGGGGAGCCCGGCGATCTGCTGGCGGCGCTGCGGGGCGACGGCCGCGGCACCTACTTTGAAGCGCACGGGTCCGCCCTGCCGCGCAAAAAACAATGGCTCGGCTTCTTCTCCACCCCGTTCGGCACGCTGACGGTCGATGCCGGCGCCGAAGAAGCGCTCATTCACGGCGGTCGCAGCCTGCTCCCGGTGGGCGTAAAGTGCGCAACCGGCCACTTTCATACGGGAGATGTCGTGGAAGTCGTCAATCCCGGCGGGGAAGTGCTGGGACGCGGGATCGTCAATTACGACGCCGAGCAGCTGCAGGAAATTCTCGGGCTTCCCAGCGGGGAGGTCATCAAGAAGCTGGAAATCGTCCACCGTCTGGAAGTTATTCACCGGGACGAATGGATTTCGTTAAAATCATAA